GGAAATCTCGGCGAGATGGTTCGCCCCATGGTGCGCGCGAGCCTGAGGATCACGGTGGTGGTGCTCACCCTTCTGCAAATCGCGCAAATTTTGACGGACAAGCCGCTGACGTCCATTCTGGCCGGCCTGGGCGTGGGCGGACTCGCTGTCGCGCTCGCCGCCCAGGATACCGTCAAAAACTTTTTTGGCTCGCTGGTCATTTTTGCGGACAAACCGTTTCTCGTCGGCGACCGCATCATCGTCGATAATACTGACGGAGTCGTTGAACAGGTTGGTTTTCGATCCACGAGGATCCGAACCCTCGAGGGAAGTCTGGTTACCATCCCGAATGGTGAACTGGCAAATAAGGCGATCCAAAATATCGGGCAACGCCCTTTCATCCGGCGAACGCTTAACCTGTCCATCCCCTACTCGTCTTCGCCGGAGAAAATTCAGCGGGCCCTGGAAATTCTCCGGGAACTCCTCGCCAATCACGAAGGGATGAAACCCGAATTGCCGCCGCGGGTTTTATTCAACGATTTTGCGCCGTCCTCGCTGAACATCCTTGTGATGTATTGGTATCATCCCCCCGACTTTTGGGCTTTCCAAGCGTTCAACGAGCGCATCAACCTTCGGATCTTTGAACGATTCACGGCCGAGGGAATCGAATTTGCGTTTCCCACGCAAACCGTTCACGTGGTCAACACGCCCGGCAGCTCACGGTCCTGATAAGTACCGGCCCGCTGTCCGCAATCACTCAAATCCGAATTTTCCGGATCGGGCAGAGGGAATGCCGGCGCGCTGAGGTTCCATCAAGAGCTTGACTGCTTCGAACACCACTCGGAAACGCCGATCGAATTTCTTCTCCAGCGCCTCGACCCTTTTTGCCAGCTCCTCGTGAGAGGCCATCAGTTGTCGGAGCCGCACGAATGCGCGCACCACGTGGAGGCTTGCCTCCACCGCCGCGGGACTGTTCAACACCGCGGCGAGCATCACCGCGCCGTGCTCGGTGAAGGCGTAGGGCAGAGAAGCCGAAAACTTTAGTTTTCGGAGGTGGTCACAAGTTGTGACCACCTTTTGTTTTTCTTCCGCCGTCAGTTGAAACATGAAATCCGGAGGAAAGCGATCCGCGTTCCGTTTCACCGCCTGATTGAGGACCTTGGTCGGCACGCCGTAGAGATCGGCAAGGTCGGCGTCCAGCATCACGCGTTGCCCTCGCAGCACAAAGATGCCGCGCTCGATCCTTTCTGTGGGCACCGGCCAGTCGGAACGACTCATAGTTCGGTTGTACCCTCTCCTGAGGCTATAACGGCATGTGCCCTTGTGTGCGGCCAAAGATCCGTGCTACTCAACCGGGCCATATGCGCCTGATTTTAGCCAGCGGATCGCCCAGGCGGCGAGCGCTACTTTCACAGCTTGGTCTGGATTTCGATGTGGACGTTTCCGGGATCGAGGAACACCCATGGCCTCGCGAGTCCCCCTATTCCTATGCGCTGCGCAACGCGACCGAAAAGGCCCGCGCCGTCGCGATCCGCCACCCCGACGCGCCGATCCTCGCGGCGGACACGATTGTCGTGCTCGAAGGCAAAATTCTGGAAAAACCGACCAGTCCGGAAGAGGCGCGCGAGATGCTTCGGTCCCTGTCCGGGCGCACCCATCTGGTCGTGACGGGGGTCTGCCTCCGCGTGCCCTGCGAATCCGGCTTTCGCGAAATGGCCGACCTCGCCCAGACTTCAGTGACGTTTCATGCCCTCACGGATGAGGACGTGGAGGTGTATATCCGGACCGGCGAACCACTCGACAAGGCCGGCGCATACGCGATCCAAGGCGGTGCCGCGAAATTCGTCGCGCGTATTGAAGGCCCATATGACAACGTGGTGGGATTACCTCTCGAGACGGTCTCCCGGCTGCTCCGTCGGGCCGGGGTGAGGTTTTCCCCTTGAGGAACCGTTTGATTCCCCACTTGCTCATCGAGCGCGGACTCGCCTCGCTGGTTGCCGAAAGAAACTCACTTAGTTGGCGAGGATTCGGAGCGGCCGCGAAGCCGCGCTTGCGCCCCCGCATCAAGCACGCCAAATCCAAAGCGCTCATCCCGACCCGGTTTGCCCGCATCCGTCACCGCAGCGCGAAGCGCATCGATCGCTTGCTGAGCCGTCGTGCCGGGGTTTCGGGCGAAAAACAGAGCGATCTCGCGCGCGACCCAGGCGCTGGCGATTGAGGTTCCTGCATATAGACCTGCGGGTCCCTGATAGCCAATCGGCATGACCGCGGCGCCGGGTGCAGCGACCGTGACAAAATCTCCGCGGTTCGAATTTTCCCAGAGGTCCCCCTTCGACGCCAAGGCGCTCACGGCTATCACCCCCTTGTAGGCGGCCGGATAGACCGGACGGCCGGTCGGTTCGTTCCCGGCCGCCGCGACGACCACCAACCCTTTTGCCTGCGCATAGGCGATCGCTTCCTCGAGGAAAGGGCTGTGCGTCGGCGTGCCCCAGCTCAGGTTCAACACACGAGCCCCTTGGCGGACCGCATAGTCAATAGCGCGTAGGATCGCGAAATTTGAAGTCACACCTCGGTCGTCAAATGCTCGTATCGCAAGAATCGGCAGTCCTTCGTCCGATGGAAGAGATCCCGTTGGCCGGATCATTCCGGATGCAAGCAGCGCCATCTGGGTTCCGTGCCCGAGGGGATCGACGGGCTCCCGATCGGGGGCCATCGCGTTGAACCGGCCGACGACCCAGGCTCCAATCCCGAGTTCGTCCCGCACCCCGGAATCCAGAATCGCGAGGGGAGGCGCCCCGCGCAGGGGCTTGGCCGGCGAGTCTGCAACGAGGGCCTCTTTTGACATCGGGCTGTCGAAATCGGCCCGCGGCAGTGGCGTCGCGAAATTCGGTTCCGCAGATTCGATTAACGGGTTGCGATTCGCCCTCTCGACCAAATCGAAGATGTTGACCCCTGGTGCCACGCGCAACTGGTAGACGCCCAGTGAGGGAACGCTGGCGACGATCGATGCGCCGACTGACCTCAGCCAATTGCGAAACTCTTCTGCGCGAACCCCCCGCGCGACGCGGACCAGGAGTTCATCCGCGACGATCAGCGGACTGTCGGGAAATGGGCCTTGAACAACCCGGAGCACGTTCTCCGGCTGAAGGGGCCGTATCCGCTCCTTCTCGCCGGGGCGAAACACGTGTAATTCAGCCAGCCGCGGCCACTCGCCCAAGGGGCCCGGGACAACCTCCCAAATCGCCGCATACGCGAACGGCTCGAGGAGGGCGGCCAGCGCCTCCTCCACCGGGGCCGCGCCGCAGGATCCCGTGACGAGCACGTCGATCGACGGGTCGTACTGCACACGGACCCCCTTTTCCGCAAACCGCGCGAGAATATTCGTCAGCGGCTCCCTCTCAACGCGAAGGCTGATCCGGTCGTGGTCGAATTGCATCTCGACCGCCCAGCCCGACACAGCCAGACCGACAACGACAATCAGAACAATCCAGGTTCGGCAGTTCACAATCAGTTGGACAACTTTCGCGGCGGTCCAATCAACCTGATATCGGCCACTTTTCGCAAGATTGTGCCGCACTCTTCGTGAAGCTAATATACCTGCGCATGACGTCAGGCAGAGAAGATTCGGCCCGCCTGCTATCCCTCGGATTTGACGAATATTTCGCAGCTTGCGCAGCGGCTTGCGGAGCGACCGGATCGCCCGCCCGCGTGGTGCGCGACGGGCGCGACCTTTGGCACATTGTCGACGAAGGCGGGGAGCGTATTGCCGCGTTATCCGGCCGCTTCCGGAAATCCATCGTCTCGCGCGCCGACTGGCCCGCGGTGGGCGACTGGGTTATGGCGGAAACCAGACCCGACGCGGATCGCGCCACCATCCATGCTGTTTTGCCGCGTAAAACCGCGATCCGCCGAAAACTGCCCGGCGAAGAGGTCGATTCCCAAATTGTGGCCGCGAATGTCGACCTCGTATTTATCGTCAGCGCGCTGGATGGAGGCCGCAATTTTCACCCTCGCTCGATCGAACGCTATCTCGCTCTCGTGCGGGAGAGCGGCGCCCAACCGGCGCTCATCCTGAATAAGTCGGACCTATGCGCGCAGCCGTTGCCCTTCCTTGAGCAGGCACGCGCCCTCGCACCGGATACCCCCGTCTGTCTCACCTGCGCTCTGACCGGTCAGGGGATGGACGCGGTCGTCCGGCTCACCGAACCGGGCCGAACATGTGCCTTTATCGGACCATCCGGCGTTGGAAAATCTGCCTTGGTCAATTGGCTTATGGGGAAGGAAGTGAAAGAAACCGGCGAAGTTCGGGAGACCGACCGCCGAGGCCGCCATACCACCACGTATCGGGAGCTTCTCATGCTTCCAAATGGAGCGTTGGTGATCGATACGCCCGGCCTTCGTGAAATACGAATCTGGGCGGACGAGGACCACCTCGCCGAACTCTATCCCGAGATCGCCGAGCTCGCGGCCGGCTGCCGGTTTTCTGATTGCCGTCATGACCGGGAACCAGGCTGCGCCGTCCGGCAGGCCGTCGAGCATGGAAGCCTGCCCCCCGAGCGGCTTGCTGCATTCCATCAACTGC
This portion of the Kiritimatiellia bacterium genome encodes:
- the rsgA gene encoding ribosome small subunit-dependent GTPase A, with product MTSGREDSARLLSLGFDEYFAACAAACGATGSPARVVRDGRDLWHIVDEGGERIAALSGRFRKSIVSRADWPAVGDWVMAETRPDADRATIHAVLPRKTAIRRKLPGEEVDSQIVAANVDLVFIVSALDGGRNFHPRSIERYLALVRESGAQPALILNKSDLCAQPLPFLEQARALAPDTPVCLTCALTGQGMDAVVRLTEPGRTCAFIGPSGVGKSALVNWLMGKEVKETGEVRETDRRGRHTTTYRELLMLPNGALVIDTPGLREIRIWADEDHLAELYPEIAELAAGCRFSDCRHDREPGCAVRQAVEHGSLPPERLAAFHQLRAELAELAERRRIHERRRERRHRRILQIGIDRETAVKRGRGE
- a CDS encoding S8 family serine peptidase — protein: MNCRTWIVLIVVVGLAVSGWAVEMQFDHDRISLRVEREPLTNILARFAEKGVRVQYDPSIDVLVTGSCGAAPVEEALAALLEPFAYAAIWEVVPGPLGEWPRLAELHVFRPGEKERIRPLQPENVLRVVQGPFPDSPLIVADELLVRVARGVRAEEFRNWLRSVGASIVASVPSLGVYQLRVAPGVNIFDLVERANRNPLIESAEPNFATPLPRADFDSPMSKEALVADSPAKPLRGAPPLAILDSGVRDELGIGAWVVGRFNAMAPDREPVDPLGHGTQMALLASGMIRPTGSLPSDEGLPILAIRAFDDRGVTSNFAILRAIDYAVRQGARVLNLSWGTPTHSPFLEEAIAYAQAKGLVVVAAAGNEPTGRPVYPAAYKGVIAVSALASKGDLWENSNRGDFVTVAAPGAAVMPIGYQGPAGLYAGTSIASAWVAREIALFFARNPGTTAQQAIDALRAAVTDAGKPGRDERFGFGVLDAGAQARLRGRSESSPTK
- a CDS encoding Maf family protein, with the protein product MRLILASGSPRRRALLSQLGLDFDVDVSGIEEHPWPRESPYSYALRNATEKARAVAIRHPDAPILAADTIVVLEGKILEKPTSPEEAREMLRSLSGRTHLVVTGVCLRVPCESGFREMADLAQTSVTFHALTDEDVEVYIRTGEPLDKAGAYAIQGGAAKFVARIEGPYDNVVGLPLETVSRLLRRAGVRFSP
- a CDS encoding ORF6N domain-containing protein — its product is MSRSDWPVPTERIERGIFVLRGQRVMLDADLADLYGVPTKVLNQAVKRNADRFPPDFMFQLTAEEKQKVVTTCDHLRKLKFSASLPYAFTEHGAVMLAAVLNSPAAVEASLHVVRAFVRLRQLMASHEELAKRVEALEKKFDRRFRVVFEAVKLLMEPQRAGIPSARSGKFGFE
- a CDS encoding mechanosensitive ion channel family protein translates to MADWFSRLNETMIAGNELWRIGAFFLAMLAGLLGGKMAHLAASRSADSLQRRGRELAGVALRSIARVFRFAGFIIGFKIGFSLLNAGPDATVFAKTLFGVFVSLAVGYTAYSLVDVVDHWLIRLMSRQTGNLGEMVRPMVRASLRITVVVLTLLQIAQILTDKPLTSILAGLGVGGLAVALAAQDTVKNFFGSLVIFADKPFLVGDRIIVDNTDGVVEQVGFRSTRIRTLEGSLVTIPNGELANKAIQNIGQRPFIRRTLNLSIPYSSSPEKIQRALEILRELLANHEGMKPELPPRVLFNDFAPSSLNILVMYWYHPPDFWAFQAFNERINLRIFERFTAEGIEFAFPTQTVHVVNTPGSSRS